CGGATGAAGAAGGGGGATTAACTGGACCTGCACTTGTTGACCAATCAGAAAACAAATACATCTTCTTCCGACACGGAACTGTTGGGAATTTCAAAAGCGATGTCTATAAAATTGATCTAGAGGGGAATATCCTTTGGCATTTGACCAATCCGCCGTTGCCTGACCGCATGGCTATGATGAACTTAATCGATGAAGACTACATAGCCACATCAGATATCTATGATCTTGTTGTGCTTTCAATTCCAAGTGCAAACGCAGGCACGGACCAAACCGTCACCGATACGGACAACAACGGTAGCGAGAATGTGATGCTCGACGGCTCAGCTAGCACGGATAGGGATGGTACGATTGTCAGCTATATTTGGACACACGATGAAATAGAGATTGCCACAGGTATCTCGCCGCAAGTAACGCTCCCTGTTGGAATACACACTATCTTGCTAACAATCACAGACGATGATGGTCTGACCAACACCGATACGGTTGTTATTACTGTAGAAGAGAACCCACAATAGGATCTGATTTTAGCATCTCAGTGCTCGCCTTACCCCACTACAAAACGAGTCTGGCGGGTCAGCAGCACGAATGATACAGCGATGCCAACAAATACAGGCATACAAAATATACTAGCGCGAGGTATAGAGTGGAATCCATCAATGATAGCAGGTGTCGATGATCTACTCCAAAGGCTCGAAATAAGGCAAGGCAGTAGTGATTAAGATGCCCAATTTAAGCAATGGAAGTCATTATATGAAATATGTGGCACAAATTCTTATTTTTGTCCTTATTAGTATAGGTGCACAGGCACAATACGAGAATACCTACGTCGTTTCTCCTCGCCTTTCTCTTAGTGATGATGGATCGGTTATTGCTATCTCAGGCCGGAGAATTGAGGATGTTTCAGCACGACATGGATTCCGCTATCCTATTGACTTCTATAATGCTCAAACTGGAGAAATCATTGACTCCTATATGGGCAGCGAAGACGATATTATTGGCCTATCACTCAATGCAGATGGTAGCTCTATAACTTATAACGACAATAATGGACAACTTGCCCTAGTAAATTTGACGACAATAGATCAACCACTTGTACTTGTGGTAGGAGGTAATGTCGAGATCAGATACCCTGTTTGGAATCCTACGGGTGATGAAATAGCGATAGCCATGGGCGCTGGGTTGCGATTTTACGATACAGGACAACCAACCACTGTTAGAGATGAATATAACAGCGGGATATTGGGCTTTGCCTGGAGTAATGATGGAACGACTATTACATACACCAAACATGTCGAAAGTGAACCCGATGGCATTTTGTCCATTGTAGCTATAGATGAACAGTTCCAGGTTGGCATAGTTAATGAAATTCCAATTGTTTCAAGTCCAGTGGTGGCGCTTAATTCTGTGGGCAATATGGCAGTCACAATCTCTCAGGAGGGTATTATTGTCACTGACCTTAATGATGAAACACAACGTATATTATCGGACAATGGGTTGCAGTTGGGTATCACATCTCTTGATTGGAGTCCTGATGGAAATCGTATTGCGGCTGGGGCTAACGAATTGATAGTCGTTTGGGATGTTGAAACGGGAGATATATTAGAGACCATGCAGGTTGATAGTATTGCATACGATGTGACTTGGTCTCCTGATGGGCAACATCTGTACTATAGTGGCGAGCCAGCAGGTATTTACCGAGATGGACTACCGTTACAGGAATCAATAGCTAATTCAAACCCAGATTAACACTTGATTCCATCTGTTCACCTTATCCCGACACAAAACGAGTCTGGCAAGTCAGTAACACGAATGATTCGGCCATCGACTTCACCTGGGAAGTCGTCTAAACGAGCGAAACAGGCACGGGGTCCGTCCCGGCTGGCACGACCGAAAATCCGGGCGTTGTCATCTTCGAGACGCAGACGGTTTCAGGCTCACCTGGCACAGTTCGCATCTTCGTCAACGGTAATCAATAGGTTAGAAGGATCGCAGAGTCCATTTCTAGATGAACGCAACAACTCTACTCATAGTGCCGAGTTTATTGACTGTCTGAGAAATTACGAGTAAAAGCGCTATTGGAACAAATGGAACATAGAAAAATGCCCCACTCTTTGAGAATCGTTTTATCACTTTTGATATTGATAGTGTCAGGTCGTGATACCTTCGCTAATGACCCTAGGACTAGCTACATTTATTTATATGTTAGCGATACAACCGGTGAGACCTTTACACTTAACTTCTTAGATACTGTCTCACTTACGCTCGAGCATCAAATTCAGCTGGCAAAACCTATATCCTTCGGTATCACAGCATTTTTGAGTCCAGATGGCAAATGGGTTGCCTTTCTACCGGCTACACCTTCGGAGACAATTGAAAACATCATTTTATACGATATTCTAAATAACGAGACTAGGTCTGTTCCCGCTCACATTTCCGCAAATTTCTTATTTGATTCCGCAACTAGGGTTTGGGGACCATCACCAACTGTTTTATGGTCACCTGATAGTAATGATCCCACATTTGTGTTTGTGTCTAAAGGAACAATCCTCGGTACAACAAATCGGCGATTACCCTATACGATAAATCATTTACATCTTGAAATATTCGTCAGAGGTGTCAGCTATCAATCAACACTTCCCTATAGTTATTTTGATGGAGTTGGTTCCATTCGTATTAATCCGCTGTTGATGTTCGAAGCAACACTGGCAGAACAACATATAAATCTGCTAGGAGATGATAACTCGTTTCCTTACTATCCATATTATCGTAATAATAATGGTCAACAGGTGAATTTATCTGAAGATCCCTCCTTCAGGCGATTTGGTCAAATCGGATTAGGTGTAGATGATATTGACGCTACTACAGTTCGGGGAGACCTCTCGGTTACTGGCCCAGCATTCTGGGATATTCAAACGCCTGAGCCTCCAGGAATTATAGAGTGGCCGTTGAATACTATTGGTCAAACTCCAGTAAAAACACTGCTTAGTACTGTTGGTACAGAAAATCTATCCTTAATAACTTATCTCGAGAGATTCTATCCTTCGGGTTCCAATTACTATACGGACAGTGAGGAATCTCTAAATTGTGTAGGTGAAGGAATTGTTGTGAATATGCAAACGACTCCTTCAACCATAACAAATGTTACATGCAATTAATGGTACGGAATGGAGCACTATCGATGCAAAAAGCTCGGATTGTAACATGGACTATTATTCTATCTTTCACACTGTCATTGATGCCTTTTTATACAAATTTGACTTTGGCACAAGAATCTACAGATACCATCTACAGCATTGATATAAGCCCTGATGGTACAAAATATGCTGTTAGCCAAGGTGATTCCGAATGTATAGCTGAGACCTCAACGAACAGAATTAGCATCATCGACAGTGATTCTCTATATGATGTTATTGAACTTTCAGGACTGATCTGCCCTTCCACAGCAGTTTGGAGTCATGATGGTACTAGAATTGTGAGTACTAGTGCCGACGGTTATGTGCGAATCTGGGATGTTAGCTCAGGAACTGAGATAGCAACAGGGCTTTCTCTCTCAGAAAGTGGCACAGGAAATCTTTCATGGCGCTCAGATGATAGTCAAATTGCAGGGATAACGTGGGGTAACTATTTTTATGCAGTTTATGATGCCTTAGATGGAACAAGGAGCGAAGTAGGAGTCGAACAACCACTGACTTCTTTGCAGTGGCATCCTACTAATCCTGACATTATTGCTAGTGGCGATGCAAATGGTAACGTCCAAATTAGAAGGCCAGATAGTTCTGTATTGTCCGATTTTCATGTGACTACGAAACCCATATTACTCCTTAACTGGAGTCCAGACGGTACAAAGATACTCTTTGTAAGTGGTGATTCAGTTGATGCGAATCAAGAAATAATTGTAATAGACGTATCAACAGGCACAATCCAAAATCGCATTGATATTCCCGATCAACAATACGGATTAGTATATGATATGTCCTGGAGCAATGACTCCAATATATTTTCGAGCATTGGTACCAAGGGTTATGTGAGTGTATGGGATGCTGAAACGGGTAACCTGATTGATGAGATTGTTGATGGAGCACAATATTTCAAGGCAATAGTAGTAAGGAATATTGGAATTAACCAATATGAGATTGTCTTTGGTGGTGCCAGATTTGACATGAGCGACGCAGTTATAGAAACACAAATAGTATCTACTATTGAAATCTTGCCACTGCTTATATCATCTCAGTGTTCACCAAGACCTCAAACAGAACGAGTCTGGCAAGTCAGCAACACGAACGATATGGCCATCGACTTCACCTGGGAAGTGGTCCAAACGAGCGAAACAGGCACGGGGTCGGTCCCGGCTGGCACGACCGAAAATCCGGGCGTTGTCACCTTCGAGACGCAGACGGTTTCAGGCTCACCTGGCACAGTTCGCATCTTCGTCAACGGTAATCAGTAAGTTAGAAGGATCGCAGAGTCCATTTCTAGATGAACGCAACAACTCTACTCATAGTGCCGAGTTTATTGACTGTCTGAGAACTTACGAGTAAAAGCGCTATTGGAACAAATGGAATATAGAAAAATGCCCCACTCTTTGAGAATCGCTTTATCACTTTTGATATTGATAGTATCAGGTCGTGATACCTTCGCTAATGCCCCTAAGTCTAGCTACATTTATTTATATGTTAGCGATACAACTGGTGAGACCTTTACACTTAACTTCTTAGATACTGTCTCACTTACGCTCGATCATCAAATTCAGCTGGCAAAACCTATATCCTTCGGTATCACAGCATTTTTGAGTCCAGATGGCAAATGGGTTGCTTTTCTACCAGCTACACCTTCGGAGACAATTGAAAACATCATTTTATACGATATTCTAAATAACGAGACTAGGTCTGTTCCCGCTCACATTTCCGCAAATTTCTTATTTGATTCTGCAGCTAGGGTTTGGGGACCATCACCAAGTATTTTATGGTCACCTGATAGTATGAAGCTTGCATTTATTGGACAGATAAATGGCGACTTTACCCTTGGTGTTTATGAGATAAACACAGACGAGACCCTATACTTACCCAATACAGGAAGCAAATATGCAAATCTTGCGTGGAATAGCACTAGCGATGAATTGGCTGTCACTGCGCACACCTGTGATCCTATTTGTCAGCCATCTATAGAAATCTACAACATACCAGGCCAATACCTTGTTTCATCAACAAATGTTCTAGGTCCGCACGGAGTATTTTACCCAGAGTATATGTGCAACCTCCAATGGTCTCCAGATAGCATGCACATAAGTCTTGTTAGCTTTTGTGGCTTCGATTCATTTGAAGATCTGAAAGAAGTATATATCCTTGATCGCCAGACTAGCACACTGATCAACGCGACACATTTGACAGATCATGCACTACCAATGACTGACCCACCTAATCCTGAACTTGTTGGACGTTTCGCGGCCTATGACACATTATGGATTAGTGATGACACTATAATCATTGGCGCAACATATTCTGAAACAATATCCAGCAATCGAATAGCAAAGACTTTTCTGTATAACCTAAATACGCAAACCCTAACTTCCATAGGTGATGTAAGGGGTGACGAATTTGCGCTAAGTGCATCACAGATTGCTATTTCAACTTCAAATAGTGACGAAACGCTTCAAGATGTCCGAATTGTCTCATTGTCAGATATTGCTTCACTTCAAACTCAAAATAGCCATCTGCCTGGATGTCAATTAGATTGGCACCCTATTGATAATGTCTTAGCATATACCAACCATGGTGATGCCGGATCCTACTGTCGCGATCCTATTCAGAGTCTTGTCTTTATAGACGATGATGGTATGCGAGAGTATCCCATAAGTGATATTGTGCCAATTGGTTGGGTATCTCCCCCTTAATCATCATATCAAGTCCTTACACTATCATCTGATGCTCCCATGCTCGATACCAAAAGAGTCTCGTAATTCAGCAACACGAATGATAAGACCATCGACTTCACATGGTAAGTCGTCCAAACGAGTGAGACAGGCACGGGTCGGTCCCGGCTGGCACGACCGAAAATCTACGCACTCTCGCATTCGAGATGCAACCCATATTGGGGTCTTACTCAAAGTCAGGCTAACCAGTTTGAAGATACTGACTTAGGCATCGAACCAGGACTTAATAATCTTTGGTCTGATATTGGTGATAAAAGAGTCAACTCTTTGATAACGTATGCTTACGAACAGACAGAGGTGGAATACAGAATATCTCTACCAAAAATGAGATCGTACTTTTCGATAATAGTCAGCATAGGTGACCTAATGACAAGTTCTACAAAGTTTGGAATAGCATCAAGATGTGTGATAGCTATTACCCTGCTGAGCATATGCTTTTCAACTACATTGCAATCTGTCCATAGTCAAGTATCCAATACTTTACCTATGTTTGTTGAATGGAGCCCAGATGGTAGTATGATTGCTGTTGGTGGAAAGGACTCGTATTGTAATGTAGAGTCAGGGAATTTCAACTCAGATGCACTTCGCATTCTTGATGTGGACACAAGACAACTTTTGTACAGTATTCCTGATATAACATGTGATATCTTGGCCATGGCTTGGAGTCCCGATAGCACGCAAATTATTTTTGGAGCAAGTGGAAATGATGGCGTACGTATTTGGGATGTCGTGAACCAAATATATCATCCTGACTTTTTTTATCCCGGTACTGTGCAGAATATCAGTTGGCAACCTAGCGGGTCTTTGGTAGTGGTTGGAGATGGGAAGGGGGATATTTCAATAGTTGATACGGTCACAGGATCTATTACTCAACAATTCCCGGGCGCAGGCACGTCAACTTATTCTGCTTGGAATCCAGAAGGCTCTTTGTTAGCTTTGACAGTATTCCCATATGATCTTGTGATCTTAGATATAGCATCATTTACTGAGCTTGCTCGCATGGAAGTAGAACAAGGAACTGTTTCATACTTAGATTGGAGCAAAAGTGGAGATGTAATCTCAGCTTATAGCAAACAGCTAGAAATCATAAATGGAAGTTCGTTTGCACCGATCATATCAATAATGCCAGAAAACATTTTACCTGACTTCGCTTTGAGTCCTAATGGCGTTCAAATCGCAGGCGTCGGTCCTCTTGACGGTATCCATATCTGGGATACTCATACCGGCGAGTTAATTACAACGACTGACCAGGAAGGTATATACGGACTAGACTGGAGTCCAGATGGCTCTCAACTAGCATATGTACCGTCACCAGATCTTCAAGAAATTATTAGCTTTCTAGACATCAACCCCTGAGCCATCGGTCCTTATATTTCAGTGCTCGCCTTACCCCACTACAAAACGAGTCTGGCGGGTCAGCAACACGAACAGTGACATTACCTTTAGGTAAACATACAATGCTTCGGAACTTTGAAGAGTAAAGAAGAGTAAATAGGTGGGGGCTAACACAATGTCTATTTTGGATAATAAGCTAAATCCCTATGAAAACTTCGGATATTTGATGATTGTAATCTGTGTACTCATAGCTTTTCATGCAATCGCTTCAGCACAACAGCATCGCCAAGTTACTGTTGCGGACATAGCTAAAAGCGGTGACGATCAGATCCTGGCTCTACAGTATGATGGGTTACCAGGAATAGTTGACTTTGTGGACACAAATATGGGTAACCTAATAGATTCAATAGATTTTTCACCCTCAACACCTTTGATGATTAGATTGGATACAAGTGGGGATCGGCTTTTATGGTCTGACAGTGAAAGCACTATAAATGTATTCAATCGTTTGACCAGAGAAAATACACAGATCGCACCAGGAGGACAATTTCTTCTCGAAGATATTGACTGGAGTCCGACCAATCAGATTGCGTCTGCCTTTTCATCATTCATCATGATATATGATGCCTTGGATGGTTCTGTCATTGATTCAACAACTTCAGTATCTGGATATATCACTAATCTAGCATGGAGCCCTAATGGGCAATTTATAGCGTCAAGTCATCGAGCGCAGGATATATTTAACCCAACAAATGAACTAGTCTCAACAGAAGTTTATGAGATCTTGGGTGAAGACATAGGTGAAGATGCGATAGAAATACTCGATGACATAGGTGGTTATGCACTAGCCTGGAGCTCAGATAGCTCACGGATTGCCGGATTAAAGCGTAGTGGTTTTTTTGTCTATAACATAGAAACAAATTCGTACGAAGCCAACATAAATATTGATGAAGAACTGCTAGGTGCGATAGCTTGGAGCCCAGATGACAGCCGATTAGCTATAGGTGGTAGTGTAATTCGCGTATGGGATACAAATAGTTGGCAACTAGATAGAGAAATATCTGTAAATGGAGGAGTTAGCACTTTACAATGGACACCAGACGGGCAACACATTTCCAACAACGGTGGACCAGATGGATTATATATTGATAATACTCCTATCAGTCTGTGGCAACCAACCGGACCTCTTAGTAGAGTATCATTGTGCTCGCTAATGCCATATACAAAACGAGTCTAGCAAGTCAGCAACATAAGCGCTTCAGCACCCCAAATTCAATCTGTGAGAATATTGAGTTTATTTATGAAAATAAGAATATTGTGCCTCCACCTCAACAACCAGAAATAAATCCTGATGTATGTAGTGTAATAACTCCTAGATTAACGGATTGGGAGTCATTATATGAAGTATATTGACTGGAGTCCGACCAATCAGATTGCGTCTGCCTTTTCATCATTCATCATGATATATGATGCCTTGGATGATGTACTCATTGCCCAGCTATCCTTCAGCTCACAGGGTTTTTTCGAGACTAAAGATGATCAGGATAACGATTCTATTTCTGGTCGCTTTGAGGTCATTACGTTGCGCACATACCTGTATAAACATGCTTCCTCTGTGGGTGAAGATATTCCTAACCCCTCTGATCCTGACTACACTCAAGTGTTGCTAGACCTTGCCAATACGTATTTGCGACGCGCTCGCGTTCCAGGCTTGGACCAATAAAAGGAGTTCATGATGGCACCACGATTGAGTGTTTTCTACGTTCTAGTGATATTGGTGGCATCCCAGTTTGGGACAACCGAGGTCTTGTCGCAGAGTGATTTGCCAACAGGTCCCGATTGGAATGTTCCAGAAACATTTCTTTGTCCATCTGGAAATGACTGTTCACAGTATACATGGGTGGATCAGGATCTCACACTTTATGTCATTTCGATGAAAAATAATAGATTGGCTGTTGTTCCACCAGATGGGTCCGGGGCACGCACATATGATGTTTCTGATCAATTGCAGCCTTATCCTCAAGGCTTACAAGGTGGGATTGCTCCATTGGAGGATCGAATTTTGCTATATCGCCTCAATCCGTTTGGACAAGGTATCGACATTCTCCAGCTTGATCGTAATACCGGGTTGCTTACTGAACTCGTCCTTGATGATATCATGCCGATTGTTTCATGTTCAGGGTTTCCTGTCACAGTTCTAAGATCGTTCTTTGCGGTTGATGATCAACGCGTTGTACTTTGTTCTGAAGGAACTCCCCATAATTTCAGTGTTCATGTTGTTGATATGGTGAACCAGACTGTCGAGCAAACATTAAGTCTAGGTAAAGACAATCTTGCGATTGGCCTCGTACGCCCCTGGACCTATATGGAGGTTGGTTTGGACGGCAACATCTACTTCAGGGCTCATTCACTTAATCTGGAAATATGGGATATTGATGTGCCTGATGATGTTTGGACTTATCAAATCAAATATGACGTCAGCACACAGGTATATTCATTATCGCCTATGTTTCTGCCACCGCATGAAGAAGGGGGATTCATTGGACCGGTACTTGTTGACCAGGAAGAAAACAAATACATCTTCTTCCGACACGGAACTGTTGGGAATTTCAAAAGCGAAGTTTATAAAATTGATCTAGAGGGGAATATCCTTTGGCATTTGACTAATCAACCGTTGCCTGACCGCATAGCTACAATGAATTTAATCGATGAAGACTACATAGCAATATCGAATATGTATGACCTTATCGTGCTTTCAATTCCAGTTGCAAACGCAGGCACGGACCAAACCATCACCGATACGGACAACAACGGTAGCGAGAATGTGATGCTCGACGGCTCAGCTAGCACGGATAGGGATGGTACGATTGTCAGCTATATTTGGACACGCGATGGAATAGAGATTGCCACCGGTATCTCGCCACAAGTAACGCTTCCCGTTGGAATCCACCCTATCACACTGACTGTAACAGACGATGATGGTCTGACCAACACCGATACGGTTGTTATTACTGTAGAAGAGAACCCGCAATAGGATCTGATTTTAGCATCTCAGTGCTCACCTTATCCCGATACCAAACGAGTCTGGCAAGTCAGCAATACGAATAATATGGCTATCAGACTTGTTTTGAAGCATACGGAATAAGCTGCAGTGAATGAGCCATGGAGCGAACGATGAGAAACATAATTTTGACCGTAGCATATATAGTTTTGAACATATGCTTGTTATCTACACCTTCTAAGGCTCAACAGGGCACAACTTCCAAGGTGGACGATATTGCATATAGCACCGACGGTAAGCGAATTGCCATTGCTGATGCACCATCAATCTGTGGCTTAGACCAAAGCGAGTACAGAGTAATCGTGGTTGATGCTCAAACACTTTCGCCTGTAACCACCCTTTTGGGACATAGTTGTGCAATATCTGATCTCGCGTGGAGTCCAGATGGAACTGTTATTGTATCTGGAGGAACCGAAGGTATAGCTATTGTGTGGGATGTAAGTACAGGGATTCAAGTTAGTAGTTCTGAGCTGGTTGACTACGGTATAGGAGACTTAACTTGGAATCCAGACAGTACATTATATATCGGTATAACAGGGGGGAATGCGTATGTATTCGATTCGACTAGTGGACAAATAATCGATACTCATACTGGAAATACCAGTATATCTGCTATCAGCTGGGGATCGAATAATGTCGTTGCTTACGGGGATATATATGGTCAGATTCGGTTGTGGAACTATCTCACCAGTCAAGAAATAATCACAATACCACAACATAATAGTCACGTAAGACTTATTGAATGGAATCGCCAGTCTACTCAGTTTGCCAGTGTTGATAGAGATGAGGTCGTCAACATTTGGGACTCAACAGGGAATTTCATTCGCTCGTTTCAATTAGATACATATGTAACAGACCTTGTTTGGAACCCTGATGGGAGTCAAATCATCATTGGCAAAATTAATGATGGTGCTGAGATTCGGGATGTTGCCACTGGTCAGAAATTGGTAGATGTCGTTGCAGATCAACCTCTAACGGCTATTGCATGGAGCCCTGATGGAAACCAAATTGTCTATGGTTTTCGCCCCTCACAAGATGACTTAATCGAGGTTGTTGAAGTAAGTACACTCTTTCCTACACGTCCAATAGCCGATGCAGGTGCGGATATTACCATTTTGGCTAACCCTAATGGTACAGCCAATGTTATATTAGATGGTTCTGACAGTACTGATTCTGATGGCGCAATTGTTAGCTACGAGTGGTCTGAAAGCAGCAAACTTCTTGGTACAGGCATCAGTCAAACGGTAACGTTACCTATAGGTACACATACAATTCACCTAGAAGTAACGGATGATAGTTCGCAAACGGATATGGATACAATTATCGTCACTGTTGAGGAACTATAGAATCTAATCATCTCAGTGCTCACCTTATCCCCATACCAAACGAGTCTGGCAAGTCAGCAACGCGAGGATTCAGCACAGTTCGGCTGGAGCTCCATGGCCCACTCATGAAAGACTTGGTATTGAACCAAGTGCTGTAGATGAGTGGTATCTACAAGTTGGACATCTGAATGATGATAATTTTTTGATTTTCAAGTTCCTGATATAGCTAGTATTCCCCCTACCCTAACTACAAGCTTAGAATTGGAACTCTATAACTTATATAGCGAAACACCTTTTGAATATCTTACTTGTATGCAAGTAAATGGCATAAACTGTAAATAATAAGTCATGGAGAATAAAGTGATCAAAGATATCCTATCTATAATCATAGTAGTTATAATGTGCAAAATAATTTCAATTAATAATATCGCTGAGGCGCAGCTTGATACTGTGCCAATAATAAAGGATATCACTTATAGTCCTGATGGATCATTTATAGCTATTGTAAGTGCTCCTTCTTTCTGTGGAATCGATGAAAATAACTACCGCATAACTGTGGTCGAGGCACAATCGCTATATCCTGTAGCTATATTTACCGGATATCATTGCCCAATATTGGATGCAGCTTGGAATCCAAATGGTGAAAAACTTGTTGGGGGTGGAAGTGAAGGCATATCAATCGTATGGGATGTGAATACTGCGAACCAAGTTAGTATCTCGAATCACGTTGCGCCGGGGAGAAGCGATCATGCTTGGAACCCAGAAGGTACATTGTACATTGGCAGAACAGGCGGCAATGCATACATATTCAATGCAAACACAGGAGAAATAGTTTATACGCTTACTGGTAATACAAGCATCTCTGCCATTGATTGGGGAACTAATAATGTAATTGCATATGGCGATATTTATGGACAGATTCGCCTATTGAATTACTCTACCCAACAAGAAATTAGCGTTGTACAACATCATGCTAATCATATTGGGCTTGTTAAGTGGAATCGACAAGCGACAAAGTATGCTAGTGCTGACAGGGATAATCAAGTCATTATCTGGGATGCAAATGGAGAAGTGATTCAGTCCTTTAGTTTTGAAACATACGTAACAGAACTTGTTTGGAACCCTGACGGAACCCAAATAATCATTGGTAAAATAGATGAGGGTGCAGAAATTTGGGATGTTACGACGGGCCAAAAGTTAGTAGATGTAATCATAAACCAACCTATAACTGCTCTCGATTGGAGTCCTGATGGAAATCAAATTGCTTATGCTGTTTTTCCGGTCCTGGAGAATTTAATCGAGGTTGTTGAAGTCAGTACACTCTTTCCCACACGTCCCATAGCGGATGCAGGTGCGGATATTACCATTTTGGCCAACCCTAGTGGCACAGCCAATGTTCTGTTAGATGCCTCTGGCAGTACGGACTCGGATGGCACGATTCTTAGCTATCAGTGGTTTGAAAGCAGCAATCTTATGGGTACAAG
The Phototrophicus methaneseepsis DNA segment above includes these coding regions:
- a CDS encoding eIF2A-related protein; this translates as MIKDILSIIIVVIMCKIISINNIAEAQLDTVPIIKDITYSPDGSFIAIVSAPSFCGIDENNYRITVVEAQSLYPVAIFTGYHCPILDAAWNPNGEKLVGGGSEGISIVWDVNTANQVSISNHVAPGRSDHAWNPEGTLYIGRTGGNAYIFNANTGEIVYTLTGNTSISAIDWGTNNVIAYGDIYGQIRLLNYSTQQEISVVQHHANHIGLVKWNRQATKYASADRDNQVIIWDANGEVIQSFSFETYVTELVWNPDGTQIIIGKIDEGAEIWDVTTGQKLVDVIINQPITALDWSPDGNQIAYAVFPVLENLIEVVEVSTLFPTRPIADAGADITILANPSGTANVLLDASGSTDSDGTILSYQWFESSNLMGTSISQMVTLPIGTHTIQLEVTDDSSQTDTDTIIVTVEEL